The sequence TTGTAGTTGGTTTTACTTTTAGATTTAATGGTTTCTTTTAGACCGTCGGTTTTGTGGGCCAACATAATCGCGTTTAATGTAATTCCTAATCGCATTTTGGAATCTATTTTACCTTCCACCATTTTGAAATCTATTTTACCTTCCACCATTGAATTTGAACTTCCATGATCAAATTCAAGTGCTTAGGTGTTATAGAATCCGGAAGATGGAATTTTTTCACCATAAAACTTGTTCTTACCAAACTAAAACTGCCAGGGAGAGAGTGCTCCGGAACAAGAGCTTTTGATGGATTTAATCTATTTTACAATTTTATTAACACAAAGATCTCAGGGAGAAAAGACAAAACAGCTCTATATTTTAAAGTATGAAATAATGCTGTGATTTTAAGTAGACAAATGTGAAACTTTACTCAATCATCATTTCATATATTATACAAACACTGTTCTCGAGTCTGTAAATCAGGCTGAAATCTCATTTCCTCTACAATTTCGTTCAACATTTCACATACGCTTGTCATTTGAGGATGAGTTTTATCATGGGCAataaacttatgaagaactcCACCAACTTCGACAGAGCTGCACCCAGGTGATTTCTTAACTCCTCTTTTCTCCATTGTTGCTCTCATTTCCCTAGCTTCTTTCCATCTTCCACCAACTGCGTAAACATTTGACAATCCAACATACCTTCCATCGTGATTGGGTTCTAATTGTACAAGCATTCTCCCCACGATTTCTCCAATATCTAATCTTCCATAATTACTACAGCCATTGAGTAATGCACCCAACATTGACGCACTTGGTTCGACTGGCAGTTCGTTTAAAAATTTGAATGCTTCATCTATATGACCTGCACGACTTAAAACATCCACCATACATGCATAATGCTCGAGCATTGGCATCATCCCATGTGCGGTTATGGATTTGAAAAATTGCGAAGCTTCTTCAACTAATCCTCCATGGGCACAAGCACTCAATAAATTCAAGTAAGTAATTTCATCCGGGATTACATGCTTTAGTGTTTGCATTCTTTTAAACAATTCTAGAGATTCTTCAACATAACCATGATTTGCAAGCCCCCCAATCATTGAATTCCATAACAGAACATCGGTTCGACAAGCAGGAACCTCATGAAACACAGCAAAAGCGTCCTCTATCGCCCCACATTTTGCATACATATCTATAATAGAAGTTTGTAACACAAGAGTTAAAGGCAACTTGTTTTCTTTCACGTAATTATGCATCATTTTCCCTTTCTCTAGCGCGCCGAGATGTGCACAAGCACACAAGACACTCACCATGGTAACCTCATTTGCCCTCAGTCCTTCAGATCTCATCCTCTCGAAAATTTCTAAGGCTTCGTTATGATTACCACTCTTCACATACCCATCTATCAACGAGCTCCAGGTAATAACATCTTTCTCCGGCATTGCTTCAAATATCTGACGAGCAGAAACCAAGTCACGGCACTTAGCATAACCATCAACCATTGAATTCCAAGAAACAGAATTTTTGTAAGGCATTTCGTCAAACAGCTTACGAGCTGAAACTATATCGCCTCGAGAAGAATACATATGAATCAAAGAATTCTGAATGAACTTATCTAATTCGAACCCAGTTTTACCAACTAAACTATGAACCGATAACCCAACTCGAATCGACGATAATCTAGAACAAGCTTTAGCTAGAAAAGGGAAAGTGAAATGATCTGCAGATATCCCAATTCTTGACATTTCATTGTATATAGAGATACAACGATTCGGGTTCTTACTCTTTGAGTAACCTCTTATAATTGTATTCCAACTAAATATACTAGGATTTATGAGTTGGCGAAAGACTTTGTATGAGTACTCGATATCGCCGAATTCAGATATTGCTGTAGCAGAAAGAATTTTAGAAGAGAATAACTCATCATCTGTGAGACCAAAAGAGATTATTAAAGCATGAATTTGCTTTAATTGTATCATTGATTTGCATTGATCAAATGCTGATATTAAAGAACTTCGTAGTTCATTCGGGTTACTTCTAGCAGAAACTGACGAAAGTTTTAACATTTACAAGTTGCGAATATAACAGTAGAGCAAATCTCTGTTTCCGAGTTCCTAACGCTCAGTTTTTACTGTAACGGTTTCGAGCTTGTGATATGAGACGAAGGAACAACTCTTTAGGAGACGTCGGAATTGATT comes from Papaver somniferum cultivar HN1 chromosome 7, ASM357369v1, whole genome shotgun sequence and encodes:
- the LOC113293361 gene encoding pentatricopeptide repeat-containing protein At5g08305-like, yielding MLKLSSVSARSNPNELRSSLISAFDQCKSMIQLKQIHALIISFGLTDDELFSSKILSATAISEFGDIEYSYKVFRQLINPSIFSWNTIIRGYSKSKNPNRCISIYNEMSRIGISADHFTFPFLAKACSRLSSIRVGLSVHSLVGKTGFELDKFIQNSLIHMYSSRGDIVSARKLFDEMPYKNSVSWNSMVDGYAKCRDLVSARQIFEAMPEKDVITWSSLIDGYVKSGNHNEALEIFERMRSEGLRANEVTMVSVLCACAHLGALEKGKMMHNYVKENKLPLTLVLQTSIIDMYAKCGAIEDAFAVFHEVPACRTDVLLWNSMIGGLANHGYVEESLELFKRMQTLKHVIPDEITYLNLLSACAHGGLVEEASQFFKSITAHGMMPMLEHYACMVDVLSRAGHIDEAFKFLNELPVEPSASMLGALLNGCSNYGRLDIGEIVGRMLVQLEPNHDGRYVGLSNVYAVGGRWKEAREMRATMEKRGVKKSPGCSSVEVGGVLHKFIAHDKTHPQMTSVCEMLNEIVEEMRFQPDLQTREQCLYNI